From Primulina huaijiensis isolate GDHJ02 chromosome 15, ASM1229523v2, whole genome shotgun sequence, one genomic window encodes:
- the LOC140959171 gene encoding uncharacterized protein, giving the protein MKITVERANTRETHLPGRSAGIPPPSDLSHKPSFMRKPPRRKSKTPRVGVLLRREVGVSSVKRSSHPETPLLKWKVDEGNEKSDTAENEKSSTKAGRRSGEVVSARKLATGLWRLRLPEFQINGGRRSGIQSGDVEFKSTKRDHHLSKEHVSPRKELVDSLHSIYGQKNGLSHKLELSCQYSNSEMEDVTKWDPIGSKMSNASMQVFGQPRHHDQQASAALKTDLELARARINELESERRSSKKKIEQFLRKLSEERAAWRSREHEKIRAIIEDMKADLSIEKKNRQRLEMVNSKLVDGLSDAKLLAKRYKNAYEKEQKARELIEEVCNELAKEIGDDRAEVETVKRESMKLQEEVEEERKMLQMAEVWREERVQMKLLDAKVMLEEKYSYMNALVTNLELFLNSISTTLDREEMKKAEFLRQTAKSIHIQDIRELAYEPANPDDFLSVFEDVNFSKSDNREEAEPYVGYSPASRASKIHTVSPEVKMLYKDGAREPSDISMDQNSEREEDASEWETVSHAEDQGSSYSPGGSDPSVTKHFRASNVSRNGGEWERDGGEETPNMEINKVGQMPTQNLKKVSSISKLWRSYPSNDDNYHIVSVDGTKGRLLNGANISPDHSGKSGIYPTDLTGQCSSPDSGIPQANRGMKGCIEWPRGAQKSSLKARLLEARMESQKIQLRQVLKQKI; this is encoded by the exons ATGAAGATCACCGTAGAAAGAGCAAATACCCGAGAAACCCATCTCCCGGGACGATCTGCAGGTATCCCTCCGCCGTCAGATCTTTCTCACAAGCCCAGCTTTATGCGCAAGCCTCCTCGCCGGAAATCAAAGACTCCCCGCGTCGGCGTGTTGTTGAGGAGGGAGGTAGGGGTTTCATCGGTGAAACGGAGCAGCCACCCGGAGACCCCTTTGCTCAAATGGAAGGTcgatgaagggaatgagaagaGTGATACGGCGGAGAATGAGAAGTCGTCAACTAAAGCTGGCCGGAGGTCTGGGGAGGTAGTGTCGGCGAGGAAGCTTGCCACCGGGCTTTGGAGGCTGCGTTTGCCAGAGTTTCAGATCAATGGCGGCCGAAGATCAGGGATTCAG TCAGGAGATGTTGAGTTTAAATCCACAAAACGTGATCATCACCTTTCTAAAGAGCATGTATCTCCTCGAAAAGAGTTGGTGGATAGTCTGCATTCCATATATGGGCAAAAAAATGGACTATCGCACAAG TTGGAGCTTTCATGTCAATATTCCAACTCTGAAATGGAGGATGTTACGAAGTGGGATCCTATTGGTTCGAAAATGTCCAATGCATCAATGCAGGTATTTGGCCAACCAAGGCACCACGACCAACAAGCAAGTGCCGCCCTCAAGACCGACCTTGAGCTAGCAAGAGCCCGGATCAATGAACTTGAATCAGAGCGTCGATCTTCCAAAAAGAAAATTGAACAGTTTCTGCGTAAACTCAGTGAGGAAAGAGCTGCATGGCGAAGTAGAGAACATGAAAAAATTCGTGCTATTATAGAGGACATGAAAGCTGATTTAAGCATAGAGAAAAAAAATCGCCAGAGGTTGGAAATGGTTAATTCTAAGCTGGTCGATGGATTGTCGGATGCCAAGTTATTAGCAAAGAGATATAAGAATGCATATGAAAAAGAACAAAAGGCGAGGGAACTGATAGAGGAGGTATGCAATGAACTTGCTAAAGAAATTGGAGATGATAGGGCAGAAGTGGAAACGGTGAAAAGGGAGTCGATGAAACTCCAAGAGGAAGTTGAAGAAGAGAGGAAGATGTTGCAGATGGCTGAGGTTTGGCGCGAAGAACGAGTGCAAATGAAGTTGCTCGACGCAAAAGTTATGCTCGAAGAGAAGTATTCTTATATGAATGCTCTCGTCACAAATCTTGAGTTGTTTTTGAATTCGATAAGTACAACATTGGACAGGGAGGAGATGAAGAAGGCGGAGTTCCTCCGACAGACGGCCAAATCTATCCATATACAAGATATCAGGGAATTGGCGTACGAGCCTGCGAATCCTGATGATTTTCTCTCAGTCTTTGAAGATGTTAATTTCAGCAAATCCGACAACAGGGAGGAGGCTGAACCATATGTTGGATACAGTCCAGCCAGCCGTGCCTCCAAGATTCATACAGTGAGTCCCGAGGTCAAAATGCTTTATAAAGATGGTGCACGAGAGCCTTCTGACATATCTATGGATCAGAACAGTGAACGTGAAGAAGACGCTAGTGAGTGGGAAACTGTAAGCCATGCCGAGGATCAGGGTTCAAGCTATTCACCTGGTGGAAGTGATCCTTCCGTGACCAAACACTTTCGGGCCAGCAATGTCTCGAGAAATGGAGGGGAGTGGGAAAGAGACGGAGGAGAGGAAACACCAAACATGGAAATAAACAAAGTTGGTCAGATGCCAACACAAAATTTGAAGAAGGTTTCATCTATTTCTAAGCTATGGAGATCATACCCAAGTAACGATGATAATTACCATATTGTGTCAGTTGATGGAACTAAGGGAAGGCTGTTGAATGGGGCTAATATTTCTCCCGATCATTCTGGAAAAAGTGGGATTTATCCCACGGATTTGACTGGACAATGCAGCTCGCCTGACTCGGGGATTCCACAGGCAAATCGAGGGATGAAAGGATGCATTGAGTGGCCGCGTGGTGCACAGAAGAGTAGTTTGAAGGCCCGACTCTTGGAAGCGAGGATGGAAAGCCAAAAGATCCAGTTGCGCCAGGTTTTGAAACAGAAGATTTAG